Genomic DNA from Schistosoma haematobium chromosome 1, whole genome shotgun sequence:
AATGGAACTCGGAACAACTGTCAACAAGTATCAAagtcaggatcttcaatacCGACGTCAAGATAGTTCCACTGTACAaatctgaaacttggagaaatactacaaccatcatcaaaaagtacaagtatttagaAAAAATTGTCTACTGAAGATACTCCATGTCCGTCGGCCGTATACCATCATCAAAAGAATACTGTGGGAGGGAAGAAATCAGGCTCTAGCTGAAgatgaaattaagaaaaaacattagaagtggataggatatatactgaggaaatcaccaaactgcatcacaaggtaagCGCTAGATtgagagaagaggaagatcaaagggCATATTGCGCCTAAATTTGGAAACAGACATAAAAagtatgaatagcaactgggaagaactggaaaggattccTCGGGATAGAATTGGCAAAAGGATGCTAGTGGGAGGTCTATGCTCATTGATGAAAGGGTAGCAAGAGTAAGCAAGTAAACACTAACAATAGTGACACATAAAGGATGATAACAATAGTAGTGCTAGATGAGCTTAGGGACGGTTGTCAGGCCAAATAACGAACGATTAAAATCTTATTCCGTGTGAGCATAATTGGACCTTATTCCATGAGAAAGGTTATAAACTTTCAGCGTGCACATAATTTTCTCCACCCCTTAAAATGTTTACTACGAGAGCCACGTCATTTGGGAATGGACTCCAGATGAGATCTTCCGGTAAGGAAAAAAGATGCTACTTCACCCCGATTTTTCCGTTTGATGTAGGGTCAGACGGGAATTAATTCACGAGTTGATATATTTGCCATCAGATACTCTTTTACTAGAGAAACCTGAGGTGTTTATTGCTCTGTACACTAACATCAGTTTGACTCTTAATTTCCTGTACTGTAACGGGAATAGTTCAAAACGGTGAGTTCATTCCTCACAGCATCTGTCCCTTAATCCTACCACCCATTGTGTTTTATGCCCTTGTAATTGTTATAAGAGAAGTCTTTTCCAAAAGGAAGTGTGTAAAACTAAGATTCTCGAGATGAGACCATGTGTGCGTTTAATCGAGCGTTTTAAAACAGTTATCAAGTGACAACATTAATCTACCTCCGTGTAAAATGTTAAACTGCATGATTTCCGGCGACGTGCCAAGTGTCGCTTGCACCGATGCCCAAGTTTGACTTAATCAGTAAACCCAGGTCATACCATGGAGATAATTGCTAGAAAATGACCATGAAAGATATTGGAGGTTTGTATAGAGACGAATGGATATTCGTAACGTGACACCCTTCTCTCCCATCACTTCAGTAGCGCGAAGTCCTTTTGGAACCGAGGTTTCGCTCGCTTCCTATGGGTCTCCAGAGGTTGAGGTCATCAGTGTAGATAAGACCTGTGAGCTACTTTTTATCCAGAAGATCGTTTGTAGCAACCAGGAAAATAAGGTCTGTAAATTGATTCCCTGTGAGACTTCGGATTTTAAGGTTCTCCAGTTTGCACACACTCTATATCGTTAAGTGCAAAATTTTCGGCTCTTAAGTGATTTCACAACCAGGAAATGATTAAGTAGGCGAAACCCTCTTTTCGATCTCCATTACAAAGTTTAAGTGTGGTACATCGACAAATACTCTGACAAAGTCAACAAATATCGCAATCTTGAAGTAGACATAGATGTGTGTCATCACTTCTCCTTCTACTCAGTGTCCCCTATCACACCTGAATGATGTCATCTCTTGAATGTTCAGTTTTCCAATCATAACATCGAAAGAGAGACAGATGTCTGTGACCACTGCTTTGAGCTTGCTACACAGTTACCAATCTTCATATATCATAACAGGGGCACTTTGTTGATCGACGCATTACGCGTGGCTACTTGCGGTAGTATCTGTTTATGAAGCAGTATGTAGGAAGTGGCTCACATTGTTGGCATCTATTGTGAAAACCAGTCCAAACAATCTTTTTACAACTGCAGTGAGATTAGCAGCTGTGGTTTCGTCATGGGCGGATTACTTTTTGAGGGTCGAATTATCAGGAGCCAAACTCATGGTGGCTCTCGTTTTAGATATTAAAGAtctttgaatattttaattgtGAAATATTTTCACAAGGAGTGTGGTCATACATGGAAGGACACAAGTGAATTATACTAAGACATCTTGAAGGAAAAGATTGACTCTGAAAGAAACATCGAAATATCTCCGTGACGGATGGCTCGTGGGGGCGGTAGAAAAGTAATTTCTCGCACATATAATGTGCTTCCATGTGCACCGTTGAGCCAATTTTTCTCAACCCATAGCTGACATTTTGCCATTATATTGGGTTCCACGCATCTTGATTagcaatcgttcctcaaggtcctacaaTGCCAAACAAATCGGTTGAAGAGTGCTAAGACTAGAAGCAaaaaacccaaggtccgaagcaaagtcgtactgctaacTGTACAGATGTGTGACGGCAGTcaagtgtttccttcagacaaccagcataacagcaatgttgccttcccacaaggagatGTGGGGCTAGAAGaggtcaaccctaaaaatgAACACATCGCCCTATCCCACAGATattcgtctccggcggtaaggtctcaacaagtatggAAACCTGGATTACCATGCAAGCAGTGACAAGTGTGGTATTTGTACTAACTGATAATTATGCTTACTTGATCGTTCGCTTATCAAAAATTTCATATGTGATACTCCAAGTTGCACTATTCTATTTTCATCTGCCTTAAACTGCACTATTTCGAAAATTCTTAGATAGCAAATCAGCTTGAATATTTGTGATTATCATAATaagtcattattattcacaagcAACTTTTGGCATTTAGGTGTTGCGAAGAAAACATTTCGAGTTTCTTCGGACATGGGATTATGCACACGTGTTAACAATGTTTGCATAATATTCGGCATATTTAAACAGTTGCTATAGAATTCGGAGGAAAACTGAGTAGTCTTTAGAGAAAAAATGAAAGGAAGAAAAGCTAAACATGTAAATAAGTCAGTATGTTTGGGGAACAGAATAATAAACGGAGATATATGTATTACAGAATGAATCTAAAAaggtaaaataaaacaaatcaatcaTTCACTAGGACTTGATGGTAGAATGAATTTGTGCAGTAATATTTTGGAATGATGCAATGAAAGTTTTAACTAATTGCAGAGAATAATCGTCAAATATCGATTTGTACGAGTCATATGCGCGTGATAAAGACAAGATAGGTCCGAAAAGTTGATTTATCTGAGTGTAAAACAAGATAATGTGTCTTTAATTATGAATACTCTTGAAGTGGGAACATTGGATACGAACTAGTCATATTACTTTGCTTGGGAATCAATGAAGCGGGTAAGTGTGTGGGCACATTAAGCCTAGAAATGGAGAATTATTTTTTCTCTGTAGGCTGCTGACGAATGTCTATCAAGTGGTAACTGAATGAGGAGACTGAATTACAGCTTAATCCAAAGTTTCTCCCTACAAAAGTGAAGAAGCTTTTGGTACTAAAGTATTTATGGACAGTATGATTTACATTGATTAGATGCACACGAGAATCTGTTGCTTAAGCACGTACTTTCTATGGACACTGGTTGAATTTAGACGCTAatatcattggatgccggctcagtggtatagatGCTAGTTGTTCATCCGCGAGGAGATAACTCCGCGGTTTGAATCTCACAAGGGGAATTGTGGAGGCGCACTTCTATCGAGTCCAATAATAGGACGAAAATATCgtctagttcttccaggttttccatggtgagcTAGatttaaatgactcatgaatttaactattaaattaccatGATATCCCTAAAACTCTTCTCTGAACATTGGTTTCTATGGGATCTCAGGAAAAATGGCTAATATGCACTAGCTTTTGATAAAAAATCATTTCGTGATCCTACCAATTTCTTACTGGTACACATATAGAAACACCACCATCTGTGAAACCATGTAAAACTACTGTCCATGTCAGTATTAAATGTGTTTATCTATGTTACTTGAATAATTGACCTAccaaatttgtaaatttaacaAGATTTGACATCCTAATCTATAAGAAATAACGTGAAAGCCGTATCACTGTCTATACTGACTCGTCCTAACGTGACAGTCAATAACATTCTGTTTAGAACTTTGGCCGAGGATAGAAAAATACACTTGAAGTGTAAAGGAAGAGGTTACGTAGAGTGATGAATCATATCTAACCGACtaaatgttaagcgttcgccaTTTCTGATCTCTGGGTGTTAAATTTTGAACATGAGTCTTCTTCACAAAAAGAGGGCTTACGAAATTGCATGACATCGCAACGCAAGGCCAGTTTCACCATATGAGTGACATCCTTCAAAAGTGTCGTAGAAGAAGGATGTTTAATGAAAGTAATAATCCAAAATGATAAAAACTGGTTGCTGTCCTATGGAAGCAGTGTTCAGTGTTAACAGACATTACTGTGAGCCTCACGTTATGTCGTCAATTGTTGACAGAAAGTGTTGCAGTTCAACGTTGttctaaatgtatattttatcaaatttcTTAATCCACGAGACGGTTATTACGATGTTGAACCAAGTTTTTTATGCATGTGCTTTCTCACTTACATGCGGTATGTTAAGGCCAGTTGTGGGCATATAGTAAGAGCATGTACAATCTCACATGAGGTTGACAATTAGAACGCATTACCCGTTAACTATAAATTTTTTCCAGATGTTCGTCTGTGACGAAGAAACTTTACGCCTTCAATGAAGATTTTCTGCGAGCATCCTTTCGCCATAAACTTCATTGCCGACTATGATTCCATTCCCTGTAAATAAATGTCTTCACCGAGTATAATTTTCTAAGTAAAATCGACTGTATGACAGAATCTTGAGATAAAAGGACACAAATGTGCTTAGATTCTGCATAAATCGAAGGAGGGAGTGAATAGCTTGGTATACGTTTAATCGAATAGTATACAATCTATCGTAAATTCACACAAGGTGACAAAAAGGGAAAATATATCACTATTTCCCAACGGAAGGCAGCAAAAGAGACTTTTTGACGCTTTCCCTCTTCATTTCTCCCTTTTCTGATTAAGAGTTGGCGTTTTATTCCATTTTGTTCGTTATTATTTCTTCTGTTTTGTCTGCTTGGGATGtatatcatttaattattaGATAGTTCATTTACATTACGAGACATAGGGCTATCATGGAACACAACACCGTAACTTCAACATCAAAAGCTATTTATTGTTCCAGTTTCTGCAGTCTTTTTTATATTGACTGAGTGCACAATATAATTTTCCGGCTTTTTGTTTAAGTTATTGTTGTCAGAATAACAGAGTTGTCACTTTTTCGAAAATGGGCACTGATACTTTGAGTCCTGTTAGAGATAATCATGCAAAACGTAAATTAGTGGATCACTGCTGTCCAGAATTCGCCTTTAAACCTGTGGCATTCACTCGAAAAATCGATGTTGGGTCTCCACCTAAGGCTGGGGCTTTCATGCACAGATTGCTAAAATGTGATACTCAGTTTAAAATCTTTTATAATCGAGGTGACTTTCCTATCGCTTTGGAGCACGATAGCAAAGGCAACAAAATTGCATGGAAAGTGGAAATCGAAAAACTGGATTACCATCATTATTTGCCACTATTTTTTGAAGGTCTAGCAGAAACTGAACATCCATACGAGTTCTTTGCAAGGCAAGGTAAGTAAGTGAGTATAATCTTAAAAACAAAGGTGTCCATGACTTACTTGAACACGGAGGAAACAAAATCCTTCCTGTCATACCACAACTTATCATCCCAATAAAGTCTGCTCTCAACTTACGTCAGCACAAAGTTTGCTGTACTGTCCTCAAAGCCATTCAACATCTAGTCGTTTCTGGTGAGATGATCGGCGAAGCCCTTGTACCATACTACAGACAACTGTTACCAGTCATGAAtacatttataaacaaaaacaaGAATTTGGGCGATGGAATTGATTATAGCCAACAAAAGCGTGAGAATCTGGGTGATTTAGTTCACGAAACTTTGGAAATACTTGAAATGCATGGGGGAGAGAATGctttcataaatataaaatatatggtCCCGACTTACGAATCGTGCATGCTTCAGTAATTTAAAGTATTAGAAACATATTTTGCCATTtccaatcattattattctttgtATTAACTGGAGGAACAAAGTTTATCAATAAAGATCGGTTCCCAAAACTTCTAATATTCAGATCATTAACATCAAGACTTTTGGTTTATATCAGTAACTGCAGTATTTTTTAAGTCTTTTATTGTTTTCACCTGAACAATCTGTCAACTTACCAGGTGTGTTTTAAATTTTGAAGTGTTTGTAATTGGTAAGAACAGTTTGCTTTAAGATATAGCTCCATTTTTGTAGAAGAATTTTCGCAAACATCGCTTGATATATTGTT
This window encodes:
- a CDS encoding hypothetical protein (EggNog:ENOG410V62H~COG:S); its protein translation is MGTDTLSPVRDNHAKRKLVDHCCPEFAFKPVAFTRKIDVGSPPKAGAFMHRLLKCDTQFKIFYNRGDFPIALEHDSKGNKIAWKVEIEKLDYHHYLPLFFEGLAETEHPYEFFARQGVHDLLEHGGNKILPVIPQLIIPIKSALNLRQHKVCCTVLKAIQHLVVSGEMIGEALVPYYRQLLPVMNTFINKNKNLGDGIDYSQQKRENLGDLVHETLEILEMHGGENAFINIKYMVPTYESCMLQ